The Polaromonas sp. SP1 DNA window AGGAAAACACCATGAACCTCTCACTCAGCATCGGACCTCTCATGTCCCTGATCGCGGGCATCCTGATCCTGATCATGCCGCGCCTGCTGAACTACATCGTTGCGATCTACCTGATCGTCATGGGCCTGATCGGCCTGTTCGGCATGGGCTCGATGAAGCTGTAGTCGTTCTGCGGCGGTTGACGAAGAGGCCGTTTAAAAAAAGCGCCTCAGCGCTTTTTGGACTTCACAACGGGTTTTGCGCTGCTGCGCTTGACGGCCTTGACATTGCTGCGGCTGCGGCCATGGCTGGAAGATGCCGCATGGCTCTTGACCGGCAGAAACACCACCACCTGGTGGCCCAGCTTGAATGCGGTGGAGGTGCTGACATTGTTCCATTCGGCCACGCTGGCGGCGCTCAGCCCATAGCGTTTTGCGATGGTAGCCACCGATTCGCCTTTGCGGGCCTTGACCGTGGTGCGCCGGGTCACAATTTCAGGTGCAAGTGAAACCTGGGCGTTGTCGGCGACATGGCTGGTCACATCGGTTTCAACCTTGGCTGAGCGAGGCACCAACAAGGTGGATCCAGCCTTGATCAACATACGCGGCGGGATATTGTTGACGCCGCGAAGGTCGGCTTCGCTCATGCCGGTGCGCCGTGCCGCTTCAGCCGGGTTCATGGTGCTGGGGGCGGTCCAGGCCGTCCAGCTGGCGTATTGCCCCTGGCTGTAAGCCTCGAAGTTGCGCTGGAACACCGTGGCGTTGTCCCACGGCAGCAGGATTTGCGGTGTGCCCGCAGCGATGATCACGGGGCGGTGTGCCGAAGGGTTGAGCGCCTTGAAGTCTTCAATCTTGACGTCGGCCAGCCGTGCCGCCAGGGCCACGTCGATGTCGCGCGTGATCAGCACCTGCTGGAAGTACGGGTGATTTTCAATGAGCGGCAACTCGGTGCGAAAGGCCTGCGGGTTGGCGACGATGTTTTTGACCGCCTGCAGCTTGGGCACATAAAGGCGGGTTTCGGCCGGCATGTTCAGGTCGGTGTAGCTGGTGCCAAGGCCGGCCTTCTGGTTTTTGGCAATGGCGCGGCCCACGCTGCCTTCGCCCCAGTTGTAGGCGGCCAGCGCCAGGTGCCAGTCGCCGAACATGCCGTAGAGCTTTTGCAGGTAGTCCAGCGCAGCGCGGGTAGAAGCCAGCACGTCGCGGCGGTCATCGCGAAAAGCGTTCTGCTTCAGGTCGAAATATTTGCCGGTGGCCGGCATGAATTGCCACATGCCGGCGGCTTTGGCGCTTGAAACGGCCTGCGGGTTGAAGGCGCTTTCGATAAAGGGCAACAGTGCCAGCTCGGTCGGCATCTGGCGGCGCTCGAGCTCTTCAACGATGTGAAACAGGTACTTGCTGGAGCGCTCGGTCATGCGCTGGATGTAGTCCGGCCGGCTGGCATACCACTGTTCGCGGTCGGTCACCAGTTCGTTTTGCAGGTCCGGCATGGCAAAGCCGCGGCGGATGCGGTCCCAGAGCTCCTTGGGGGGCTCGGTCGAGGCGATCTGGTGTGAGCCGGCCTGGCCCGGCGTGATGGCCTGCAGCGGGCCGCTGGGCAAGATGGGTTTGGAAGCAGAACCTGCACCCGTGGTGAGCACCGGGTCGCCCGGCATGCCCGGGGGCTGTTGTTGCGTGGCGCAACCCGCCAGCAGCGCTGCGGCCAGGAGAAACGCGAACGAAACGATGCGGGAATTGAGGGAGTTGAAAGAGCGGGGGGCTGCAGTGGTGCGGTGATGTGGCGTCATTTGAATTGGTTTTTCCACTGCCGGATGGCGGCAAATACGGTGGTGTCGTCACGGGCCGACGCATCAAAGTGCCGGGCAGCCGCCATGATAGTGGCTTGCCGGGTTCGTAAAAAGGGGTTAACCAGCAGTTCCTGCGCAATCGAGGTCGGCAACGTCGGCCGGCCTTGCTCGCGAAGGCCGATGCATTGCGCCTGGTAGTTCGCGAGGTCGGTGTTGCCCGGCTCTACGGCCATGGCAAAACGCAGGTTGCTCAGTGTGTATTCGTGGGTGCAGCACACCACGGTGTTGCCGGGCAGGGCGGCGAGCTTGTCGAGCGAGGCGAGCATCTGCGCCGGCGTGCCTTCAAACAGGCGCCCGCAGCCACCGGAAAACAATGTGTCGCCGCAGAACAGCAGCGGCTTTCCGTTCACAGCTTGTGTGTAATAAGCGATGTGGCCTGCGGTGTGGCCCGGCACGTCGATCACCTGAAAATCCAGGCCGAGGGCGTGCGCTGTGTCGCCGCCGTTGAGGTGCGTGTAGGGTTGCGGAATGCGTTCGGTGGCCGGGCCGTAGACCTTGGCGCCCGTTGCCTCGCGCAGGGCATCCACACCGCCTGTATGGTCCGCATGGTGGTGCGTGACTAGAATCGACTCCAGTTGCAAGGCATGCTGCTCCAGCGCACGCTGCACCGGCCCGGCATCTCCCGGGTCCACAACCAGGGCGCGTTTGCCGTCATGCAACAACCAGAGATAGTTGTCGTCGAAGGCGGGGATGGGAATCAAATACATGCGGTGGTTTCGATGAACATGCGGGATCTCGATGAGCTCTGAAATTATAGGTTTGACCGACTGGCTGAAGACCCCGCCCGGCGCTTATCTGCTGGACTGGGAGCGTACGCATTTCGACGAGGCCGTCAGCGATGTGTTTGGATATCACGCCCTGCAGTTGGGCCTGCCTGAACTCGACGCGCTGCAGGCCAACCGCATGCCGCACAAATGGCTGGCGCTCGAATCGCCGCCCGCCCTTGCCGCAGCTGCGCCGCCTGACGGTGCGACTGCCGTTCCTGCCGCAAGTTCCCGGCGCGCGGCCTTGCTGACCGATTCAGGTGCGCTGCCGTTTCCGGAAAGCAGCCTGGACCTGGTGGTGCTGCCGCACACGCTGGAGCTCAGCCGCGACCCGCACGCCACCTTGCGTGAAGTCAGCCGCGTGCTGGTCCCTGAAGGACGCGTGGTCATCAGCGGCCTGAACCCCACCAGCTTGTGGGGCCTGCGCCAGCGGCGCGGCCACCTCTACCAGCGCTGGGGTTACGACAGCCTGTTCCTGCCCAAGACCGGCGAGTTCATCGGCTACTGGCGCTTGCGCGACTGGCTGCGGCTGCTCGACTTTGAGGTAGAGTCGGGGCGCTTTGGCTGCTACCGCCCGGCGCTGACCAGCCAGGCATGGCTGGACCGCTTCGAGTGGATGGATGCCGCCGGCGAGCGCTGGTGGCCCATCTTCGGCGCTGTGTACTTTCTCGCGGCGGTCAAGCGCGTGCGGGGCGTGCGCCTGCTGGAGCCCGCCTGGAAGGCGCGCAAAGCCCCTGCTGCGGCGCCCGCCGTAGTCGCCAACAAAGAGACGGCAACCCGTTCGCGGCCGCCGGCCTGATCCATTTTTTTAACGCATGACCGATTCATCTTCAACTGCAGACACTCCATCTTCCCAACGCGTCGTTATCTATACCGACGGTGCATGTAAGGGTAATCCCGGGCCCGGCGGCTGGGGCGTCCTGCTGTCCCAGGGCGGCACCGAAAAGGAACTGTTCGGCGGCGAACTGGGCACCACCAACAACCGCATGGAAATGATGGCCGTCATCGAGGCCCTGGCGGCGCTCAAGCGGCCCTGCAGCGTCACGCTCTACCTCGACAGCGAGTACGTGCGCAAGGGCATCACCGAGTGGATTCACGGCTGGAAGGCCCGGGGCTGGCGCACGGCGGCCAAGGCGCCTGTCAAGAACGTGGACCTGTGGCAGCGGCTGGACGCGCTGGTGAGCTCCAGCGGCCACAAGATCGACTGGCGCTGGGTCAAGGGCCATGCCGGCGACCCCGGCAACGAGCGTGCCGACGCGCTGGCCAACAAGGGTGTGGAGCGTGCGCTGGGCCGTTTGTAACAGCGCCGCTTGAAGCAGTCCGGCAGCGGCCCGGCTGCACCGAAAAAAAGCGCATGAGCACATACGCATTTGTCCGCACCATAAGCGTACTTAGTGTTTGCACCAATACGGCCGCGCAGCCTTGCGTAAAGCCGTTGTAAAGCTACCGCGCTTACCCCTTGGCTGGGCTTCAAAAAGGCTGCTTCTGCCATGGTGTCCTGCTACATTGGAAGTTTGTATCTTTGTATAACAAGCTTTCCTTCCCATGGCATCAAAAGTAATCTACATCGCGGTTGCCGCAACGGGCATTGCAGTCGCATCGGGCGCTGCCTGGTGGCTCCAGAAACCCAAGGCGCCGGGCAACGCTGCGCAGGCCTCATCGGCCGCCACCGGCAATGGCGCCGAGGCGGGAAAGCCGGTCGCTGTGGAAGCCGCCAAAGTGGAGCTTGCCAGGCTGTCGGATGACACGCAGGCCGTGGGCAGTCTTCGTTCACGCCGCGGTGTCGTGCTACGGCCCGAGGTCAGCGGACGCATCACCCAACTCAATTTCACCGACGGCCAGCGCGTGCGCAAAGGCCAGGTGCTGGTGCAGTTCGATGACCAGTTGCCGCTGGCGCAGGTGCAGCAAAGCCAGGCCGAGTTGTCGATTGCCCGGGCCAACCAGAAGCGCAACCAGGAACTGGTGGCGCAAAACTTCATCAGCCAGCGCTCCCTTGATGAAAGCGCGGCCAACCTCCAGGTCGCCGAGGCCAAGCTGTCGCTGGCCAAGGCCACTGCGGCCCGCCTGAAAATCGTCGCGCCTTTTGACGGCATTGCCGGCATCCGGCTGGTCAACGTCGGCGATTACCTCAAGGACGGTGCGGACATCGTCAACATCGAAGACATCGAAGCGATCTTTGTCGATTTCCGCCTGCCCGAGCGCTTCCAGAACAAGGTCAGGCGCGGCCAGACGGCCAAGCTCGACATCGACGCCTTGCCCGGGCGTTCCTACACCGCGCAAATCCAGGCGATCGACCCGCTGATCGACGCCAACGGCCGCTCCATCGGCATCCGGGGTTGCATCGACAACCGCCAGCTGCAGCTGCGCCCCGGCATGTTCGCCCGTGTCAACACCGTGTTCGGCGTGCGCGAGAACGCCCGCGTGATACCCGAAGAAGCCATTGTTCCGCAGGGCGGCCGGCAATTCGTCATCAAGCTGCTGGAGGGGCCGAAGGCGCAGACCTGGACCACCAAGCGCGTGGAAGTCAAGGTCGGCCTGCGCAGCCCCGGCAAGGTCGAGATCCTGGAAGGGCTTGAAGCCGGCGACACCGTGGTTGCGACCGGCCAGCAGCGTGTGCAGAAGGACGGCACCGTGGTGAGCATGGTGGAAGTCGCGCGCGGCAACCGCCCGGCCGCTGCCGAAAACGCCGCCGGCCCTGCGGCGGCGCCTGGCGCGGTTGCGGCAGCACCGGCCTCCGCGCCCTCCGCGCCTGTATCCGGCAGCCAGAACGTGGCGGCCAAAGCCCCGCAACCCGCATTGGCCGGCCCCAATCCGTGCGGCGTGGTGGTCTCGGAGGCCGCCGCCATGGTGGTGCCGGTTCGCAGCGTCAGCACGCCGCCACGCAGCCCGGCCCCCACGGCCGCTCGCGACCCGGCCTGAGCATTGAGCGGCACCGACCCGACAGATCACCATGCAACTCGCTGAAATCTCCATACGCCGCCCGGTTTTTGCCACCGTGCTGTCGCTTCTGATCGTGCTGATTGGGGCGGTCAGCTTCAACCGCCTCACGGTGCGCGAATACCCCAAGATCGACGAGCCCGTCGTCACCGTCAGCGTGCGCTATGTGGGCGCGTCGGCCGAGGTGATCGAGTCGCAAGTCACCAAACCGCTCGAAGACTCCATCGCCGGCATCGACGGGGTGGACGTGATCACCTCCATCAGCCGCGCCGACCAGGGGCAGATCAGCGTGCGCTTTCGCCTTGAAAAAGACGCCGACTCCGCCGCCGCCGAGGTGCGCGACCGCACCTCGCGTGTGCGCAACCGCCTGCCGCAGGCCATCGAAGAGCCGGTGATCGCCAAGGTCGAGGCCGACGCCTTCCCGGTGATCCAGATCGCGTTTTCCAGCGAGTCGATGACGCCGCTGCAGATCAACGACCTGGTCAACCGCATCGTCAAGCCGCGCCTGCAGACCGTCACCGGCGTGGCCGATGTCCGCATCTTCGGTGAGCGTAAATACGCCATGCGCGTGTGGCTGGACACCGACAAGCTCGCGTCCTACCGCCTGACCACGCAGGACGTCGAAGACGCCATCCGCCGCAGCAACCTGGAGCTGCCGGCCGGCCGCATCGAGTCGCAGCAGCGCGAATTCAGCGTGACCTCGCAGACCGACCTGGTCAGGCCCGGCCAGTTCGGCGAGATCGTGATCAAGAACGTCAACGGCTTCTCCGTCAAGGTGCGTGATGTGGCGCGGGTGGAAGAGGGCGCGGCCGACGAGCGCACCGCCGTGCGCCTCAACGGCCGTTCCGCCGTGGCGATCGGCGTGATCCGCCAGGCGACGGCCAATCCGCTGGATTTGTCCAAAGGCGTGCGCGAGGCCATTCCCAAGCTCAAGGCCGATCTGCCGCCCGACGTGCTGATCGACATTGCCAACGACAACTCGGTGTTCATCGACCGTTCGGTCAAAAA harbors:
- a CDS encoding transglycosylase SLT domain-containing protein; this translates as MTPHHRTTAAPRSFNSLNSRIVSFAFLLAAALLAGCATQQQPPGMPGDPVLTTGAGSASKPILPSGPLQAITPGQAGSHQIASTEPPKELWDRIRRGFAMPDLQNELVTDREQWYASRPDYIQRMTERSSKYLFHIVEELERRQMPTELALLPFIESAFNPQAVSSAKAAGMWQFMPATGKYFDLKQNAFRDDRRDVLASTRAALDYLQKLYGMFGDWHLALAAYNWGEGSVGRAIAKNQKAGLGTSYTDLNMPAETRLYVPKLQAVKNIVANPQAFRTELPLIENHPYFQQVLITRDIDVALAARLADVKIEDFKALNPSAHRPVIIAAGTPQILLPWDNATVFQRNFEAYSQGQYASWTAWTAPSTMNPAEAARRTGMSEADLRGVNNIPPRMLIKAGSTLLVPRSAKVETDVTSHVADNAQVSLAPEIVTRRTTVKARKGESVATIAKRYGLSAASVAEWNNVSTSTAFKLGHQVVVFLPVKSHAASSSHGRSRSNVKAVKRSSAKPVVKSKKR
- a CDS encoding DUF3096 domain-containing protein, with translation MNLSLSIGPLMSLIAGILILIMPRLLNYIVAIYLIVMGLIGLFGMGSMKL
- the gloB gene encoding hydroxyacylglutathione hydrolase; protein product: MYLIPIPAFDDNYLWLLHDGKRALVVDPGDAGPVQRALEQHALQLESILVTHHHADHTGGVDALREATGAKVYGPATERIPQPYTHLNGGDTAHALGLDFQVIDVPGHTAGHIAYYTQAVNGKPLLFCGDTLFSGGCGRLFEGTPAQMLASLDKLAALPGNTVVCCTHEYTLSNLRFAMAVEPGNTDLANYQAQCIGLREQGRPTLPTSIAQELLVNPFLRTRQATIMAAARHFDASARDDTTVFAAIRQWKNQFK
- a CDS encoding efflux RND transporter periplasmic adaptor subunit; translated protein: MASKVIYIAVAATGIAVASGAAWWLQKPKAPGNAAQASSAATGNGAEAGKPVAVEAAKVELARLSDDTQAVGSLRSRRGVVLRPEVSGRITQLNFTDGQRVRKGQVLVQFDDQLPLAQVQQSQAELSIARANQKRNQELVAQNFISQRSLDESAANLQVAEAKLSLAKATAARLKIVAPFDGIAGIRLVNVGDYLKDGADIVNIEDIEAIFVDFRLPERFQNKVRRGQTAKLDIDALPGRSYTAQIQAIDPLIDANGRSIGIRGCIDNRQLQLRPGMFARVNTVFGVRENARVIPEEAIVPQGGRQFVIKLLEGPKAQTWTTKRVEVKVGLRSPGKVEILEGLEAGDTVVATGQQRVQKDGTVVSMVEVARGNRPAAAENAAGPAAAPGAVAAAPASAPSAPVSGSQNVAAKAPQPALAGPNPCGVVVSEAAAMVVPVRSVSTPPRSPAPTAARDPA
- the rnhA gene encoding ribonuclease HI, with the translated sequence MTDSSSTADTPSSQRVVIYTDGACKGNPGPGGWGVLLSQGGTEKELFGGELGTTNNRMEMMAVIEALAALKRPCSVTLYLDSEYVRKGITEWIHGWKARGWRTAAKAPVKNVDLWQRLDALVSSSGHKIDWRWVKGHAGDPGNERADALANKGVERALGRL
- a CDS encoding class I SAM-dependent methyltransferase, which translates into the protein MSSEIIGLTDWLKTPPGAYLLDWERTHFDEAVSDVFGYHALQLGLPELDALQANRMPHKWLALESPPALAAAAPPDGATAVPAASSRRAALLTDSGALPFPESSLDLVVLPHTLELSRDPHATLREVSRVLVPEGRVVISGLNPTSLWGLRQRRGHLYQRWGYDSLFLPKTGEFIGYWRLRDWLRLLDFEVESGRFGCYRPALTSQAWLDRFEWMDAAGERWWPIFGAVYFLAAVKRVRGVRLLEPAWKARKAPAAAPAVVANKETATRSRPPA